One genomic window of Arthrobacter sp. KBS0703 includes the following:
- the murD gene encoding UDP-N-acetylmuramoyl-L-alanine--D-glutamate ligase, translated as MGGPAVSSNAPGAGHAAADRLKDLVSWDSDWAGLRVVVTGIGVSGFAAADTLIELGARVVVVDASATDIATAKADTLKIVGAVDVLLGESAVGSVPKIDGVKPDLIVTSPGWRPDQALLAAAKRAHIPVWGDVELAWRVRVREGRKTADWLTITGTNGKTTTVGLTESMLRAAGLKALAVGNVGTPILDALRDPVEYDVLAVELSSFQLHWCESVSAVASVCLNVAEDHVDWHGSYTSYLADKAKIYEHTQKACIYNAEQIETERMVEDADVVEGCRAVGFTTLTPAISMLGVVEGLLVDRAFIAERKDSAAELASMSDLGPVAPRHMVANALAAAGLVRAYGLKPEHVRQGLQAYIPGNHRIQPVARQDGVLWINDSKATNPHAAAASLSAFDPVVWIAGGLSKGVNYDELVRENAGRLKGVVLIGTDTASLEDSLQRHAPDVPVIRPATGHTEMVQPAGTGPDAAPASPETGEDVMARAVASAAQLATSGDTVLMAPAAASMDQFSSYAHRGDAFIEAVRELVEGQAQTGKE; from the coding sequence ATGGGTGGTCCTGCTGTGAGCAGCAACGCACCGGGCGCCGGCCACGCCGCCGCCGACAGGCTCAAGGACCTCGTCAGCTGGGACTCGGACTGGGCCGGACTCCGCGTGGTGGTCACCGGAATCGGCGTCTCAGGCTTCGCAGCTGCGGACACGCTGATCGAGCTCGGAGCCCGTGTGGTGGTGGTGGACGCCTCCGCGACCGACATTGCCACCGCCAAAGCGGACACGCTCAAAATCGTCGGAGCCGTGGACGTGCTGCTGGGCGAAAGCGCGGTCGGATCCGTTCCGAAGATCGACGGCGTGAAGCCGGACCTCATCGTGACGTCGCCCGGCTGGCGGCCGGACCAGGCTCTGCTGGCGGCCGCCAAGCGTGCGCACATCCCGGTGTGGGGCGACGTCGAACTCGCCTGGCGCGTGCGGGTCCGCGAGGGCCGCAAGACGGCGGACTGGCTGACCATCACGGGCACGAATGGCAAGACGACGACCGTCGGCCTGACCGAATCGATGCTGCGCGCAGCCGGGCTCAAGGCACTGGCCGTCGGAAACGTCGGAACGCCCATCCTCGACGCCCTTCGGGATCCGGTCGAATACGACGTCCTGGCAGTGGAGCTTTCCAGCTTCCAGCTGCACTGGTGCGAATCCGTGTCCGCCGTGGCGAGCGTCTGCCTCAACGTGGCCGAGGACCACGTGGACTGGCACGGCTCCTACACCTCGTACCTCGCCGACAAGGCAAAGATCTACGAACATACCCAGAAAGCCTGCATCTACAACGCCGAGCAGATCGAAACCGAGCGCATGGTGGAGGACGCCGACGTTGTGGAAGGCTGCCGCGCAGTCGGCTTCACCACGCTCACCCCGGCCATCAGCATGCTGGGCGTCGTCGAAGGCCTGCTGGTGGACCGGGCGTTCATCGCCGAGCGCAAGGACAGCGCCGCCGAGCTGGCGTCGATGTCGGATCTCGGACCGGTGGCTCCGCGCCACATGGTGGCCAACGCCCTGGCGGCCGCCGGGCTGGTGCGGGCCTACGGACTCAAGCCCGAGCACGTCAGGCAGGGACTGCAGGCCTACATTCCGGGAAATCACCGCATCCAGCCCGTGGCCAGGCAGGACGGCGTGCTCTGGATCAACGACTCAAAAGCCACGAATCCGCACGCGGCGGCTGCATCGCTCTCCGCCTTCGACCCGGTGGTCTGGATCGCCGGCGGCCTGTCCAAAGGCGTCAACTACGACGAACTCGTCCGTGAGAACGCTGGGCGGCTCAAGGGAGTGGTGCTCATCGGCACCGACACGGCGTCACTGGAAGACTCCCTGCAGCGACACGCTCCCGATGTCCCCGTCATACGGCCGGCCACGGGCCACACTGAAATGGTGCAGCCTGCCGGAACCGGACCTGACGCCGCCCCGGCTTCGCCAGAGACCGGTGAGGACGTGATGGCACGGGCCGTCGCTTCGGCGGCGCAGCTGGCCACCTCGGGTGACACTGTGCTCATGGCCCCGGCGGCTGCTTCCATGGATCAGTTCTCTTCCTATGCTCACCGTGGCGACGCCTTCATCGAAGCAGTCCGCGAGCTCGTGGAAGGGCAGGCCCAGACCGGCAAGGAGTAA
- the mraY gene encoding phospho-N-acetylmuramoyl-pentapeptide-transferase codes for MIALLIGAGLALLMALVGTPLFIRLLVRKGYGQFIRDDGPTSHHTKRGTPTMGGAVVVGAVLASYGLTHLIMWLLNPGSAGPSVSALLLLFLMVGMGLVGFLDDFIKISRQRSLGLDAKAKLILQAAVGVIFAVLALYFPDPDGLSPASTKISLVRDIPWLDLAFGGSVLGAILFVLWSNLIVTAATNGVNLTDGLDGLAAGAAVMVFGAYTLMGIWQSNQACGSPRQAGSGCYSVRDPLDLALLAAIMSAALVGFLWWNTSPAKIFMGDTGSLAIGGAIAGFAILSRTELLLAFIGGLFVLITLSVIIQVGYFKVTKGKRFFKMAPLQHHFELKGWAEVTVVVRFWILAGLFVAAGLGIFYAEWVVLL; via the coding sequence GTGATTGCACTACTTATCGGCGCTGGCCTGGCCCTGCTGATGGCATTGGTAGGAACTCCGCTGTTCATCCGGCTGCTGGTCCGCAAGGGCTACGGCCAGTTCATCCGCGATGACGGCCCCACGTCACACCACACAAAGCGCGGCACCCCCACCATGGGCGGCGCCGTCGTTGTGGGGGCGGTCCTGGCCAGCTACGGACTGACACACCTCATCATGTGGCTCCTGAACCCCGGATCGGCCGGCCCGTCGGTGTCCGCCCTGCTTCTCCTGTTCCTCATGGTGGGCATGGGCCTGGTCGGCTTCCTCGACGACTTCATCAAGATCTCGCGCCAGCGCAGCCTCGGCCTGGACGCCAAGGCCAAGCTGATCCTCCAGGCCGCCGTGGGCGTCATCTTCGCCGTGCTGGCCCTGTACTTCCCGGACCCGGACGGACTCTCGCCGGCGTCCACCAAGATTTCCCTGGTCCGCGACATCCCGTGGCTTGACCTCGCCTTCGGCGGCTCGGTGCTCGGCGCGATCCTCTTTGTGCTGTGGTCCAACCTGATCGTCACCGCCGCGACAAACGGCGTCAACCTCACCGACGGACTGGACGGACTGGCCGCGGGCGCCGCCGTGATGGTCTTCGGCGCCTACACGCTGATGGGCATCTGGCAGAGCAACCAGGCGTGTGGTTCGCCCCGCCAGGCCGGGAGCGGCTGTTATTCCGTGCGGGACCCGCTGGACCTCGCGCTGCTTGCCGCCATTATGAGCGCGGCCCTCGTCGGCTTCCTCTGGTGGAACACGTCGCCCGCCAAGATCTTCATGGGCGACACCGGATCCCTGGCCATTGGCGGGGCCATCGCCGGGTTCGCCATCCTGTCGCGCACCGAACTGCTGCTCGCCTTCATCGGTGGCCTGTTCGTCCTCATCACGCTCTCCGTCATCATCCAGGTGGGCTATTTCAAGGTCACCAAGGGCAAGAGATTCTTCAAAATGGCCCCGTTGCAGCACCACTTCGAACTCAAGGGCTGGGCGGAGGTCACCGTGGTGGTCCGGTTCTGGATACTGGCCGGACTGTTTGTGGCCGCGGGCCTGGGCATCTTCTACGCAGAATGGGTGGTCCTGCTGTGA